In one Rutidosis leptorrhynchoides isolate AG116_Rl617_1_P2 chromosome 8, CSIRO_AGI_Rlap_v1, whole genome shotgun sequence genomic region, the following are encoded:
- the LOC139863563 gene encoding protein LYK2-like gives MWEPQVYISVSIVAFIICIAIVASTLYIILWKNKNKTINLHHGSLSNKNVDLELQQLSLSVRSLSENKISFESSTHKPIVVETFTIEELNTATANFCSSNLINGRVYHGRHKGKELAIKCTNQHLVSKIKFELFQDSTYFHPNIVKLLGTCTTGESDDAYLVFEYAKNGSLKDWIHGGLAIKSQFIASCNCHLTWNQRLRICLDVATGLQFMHQIMSPSYVHRNIKSRNIFLDEEFNAKIGNFGMDECGKSKSISQKGSTGVEPFSCDTGYIAPELLGKSSDAMTKSIDIYAFGVVLLEIISGKSPLSKMENEEKNVLLHEKINLIMQSSDAGEKLREWVDDGLKENYSFDAAVALANLAKACVDEDPLLRPNASEVVQKLSKLVSELHEGEEERFNVGESSSKPLVVKV, from the coding sequence ATGTGGGAACCTCAAGTTTACATTTCCGTAAGTATTGTTGCATTCATTATTTGTATAGCAATTGTAGCATCTACATTGTACATTATCCTATGGAAGAACAAGAACAAAACTATAAATCTACATCATGGTTCTTTATCAAACAAAAATGTTGATTTGGAGCTTCAACAGTTAAGTCTAAGTGTACGATCACTTAGCGAAAACAAAATCTCGTTTGAATCCTCTACGCACAAACCAATTGTGGTGGAAACCTTTACGATCGAAGAGCTAAATACCGCCACAGCCAACTTCTGCTCCAGCAACCTCATTAACGGCAGAGTTTATCACGGTCGCCACAAAGGAAAAGAATTGGCTATAAAATGCACTAATCAACATTTAGTGTCCAAGATTAAGTTTGAATTGTTTCAAGATTCGACATATTTTCACCcgaatatagtcaaattgttgggGACTTGTACAACAGGTGAATCTGATGACGCGTATTTGGTGTTTGAATACGCGAAAAATGGATCGTTAAAAGACTGGATTCATGGTGGATTGGCAATAAAGAGTCAATTTATTGCTTCGTGTAATTGTCACTTGACATGGAATCAAAGGTTAAGAATCTGTTTAGATGTTGCAACTGGGTTACAATTCATGCATCAGATAATGAGTCCTAGTTATGTTCATCGAAACATCAAGAGTCGAAATATTTTTCTCGATGAAGAGTTTAACGCCAAGATTGGGAATTTCGGTATGGACGAGTGTGGTAAAAGTAAAAGTATTTCTCAAAAAGGTTCAACTGGAGTTGAGCCTTTTTCATGTGATACCGGGTACATTGCACCTGAACTTTTAGGTAAAAGTTCAGATGCAATGACGAAAAGTATAGATATTTATGCTTTCGGGGTGGTTTTACTGGAAATTATATCAGGAAAATCACCCCTTAGCAAAATGGAAAACGAAGAAAAAAATGTTTTGTTACATGAGAAAATAAATTTGATAATGCAATCAAGTGATGCTGGCGAGAAGTTAAGGGAATGGGTTGATGACGGGTTAAAGGAGAATTATTCGTTCGATGCAGCTGTCGCATTAGCGAATCTAGCAAAAGCGTGTGTGGACGAGGATCCTCTGTTGAGGCCTAATGCGAGTGAAGTGGTGCAGAAGTTGTCGAAACTGGTGTCGGAGTTACATGAAGGGGAGGAGGAACGATTCAACGTTGGCGAAAGTTCTTCTAAACCCCTAGTTGTGAAGGTGTGA